The uncultured Hyphomonas sp. genome includes a window with the following:
- a CDS encoding MAPEG family protein translates to MTYDVTVIFIALLTIVQVPATLAVGIYRIKTGILLSDGGNQVLLRRIRAHGNFTETVPITLIAMAAADYSGAGNAMLWAGGTSLLAGRVIHYFTIALTDGQGLLRAAGMLLTFGAMLTFAGYALAQNWPL, encoded by the coding sequence ATGACATATGATGTAACCGTAATTTTCATCGCGCTACTGACGATTGTGCAGGTACCGGCAACACTGGCTGTCGGCATCTACCGGATCAAGACCGGGATCCTTCTATCGGACGGTGGCAACCAGGTCTTGCTGCGCCGCATCCGCGCGCATGGGAACTTCACCGAGACGGTGCCCATCACCCTCATCGCCATGGCAGCGGCGGATTATTCCGGCGCGGGAAACGCGATGCTGTGGGCCGGGGGCACATCCCTGCTGGCGGGCCGTGTCATTCACTACTTCACCATCGCGCTGACGGATGGCCAGGGACTGCTGCGGGCGGCCGGCATGTTGCTGACCTTTGGCGCAATGCTGACTTTTGCCGGCTATGCGCTGGCGCAGAACTGGCCCCTGTAA
- a CDS encoding DUF4164 family protein: MSDIDRESRRLDAAIRRLEGAVDGLLARAGDPDVVAAEMAALVSDRERLAEELDASLARETELQGLADEASAALGAAIEEVRAALGKEG, from the coding sequence ATGAGCGACATCGACCGCGAATCACGCCGCCTCGATGCGGCCATCCGGCGCCTGGAAGGGGCCGTCGACGGCCTGCTGGCCCGTGCAGGCGATCCCGACGTGGTCGCTGCAGAAATGGCAGCGCTTGTGTCTGACCGGGAAAGACTGGCCGAGGAACTCGACGCTTCCCTTGCCCGCGAGACCGAATTGCAGGGCCTGGCGGACGAAGCCAGCGCGGCCCTTGGCGCGGCCATCGAGGAAGTGCGCGCTGCCCTTGGCAAGGAGGGCTGA
- a CDS encoding citrate synthase/methylcitrate synthase: MDSGLENVVAAETILSDVDGQNGRLVIRGWPVQLLAASMAYEDAAHLLWQGFFDDLPDAQALGARLGAARAEAFDLVAKIPDGLDIIRFLRTGWSLLEDDEGLDSAIRLAAAGPVFTAAAVRRERGQAPIAPDADLSQSADFLKMITGKVPGEAEARALDAYLVTVCDHGLNASTFAARVVASTRAGLVSAAMGGISALKGPLHGGAPGPVLDMLDEIGVPENAEAWIDAALSRGERLMGFGHRVYRVRDPRADALKAAVARLPGTSGRIAFADHIEKTVLGRLAKKYPNRTLETNVEFSTALLLEALAIPREAFTATFACGRILGWTAHAREQIAEGRLVRPRSVYTGPVPEMA, translated from the coding sequence ATGGATTCCGGACTGGAAAACGTCGTTGCCGCTGAAACAATCCTCTCGGATGTCGATGGGCAGAATGGACGCCTGGTCATTCGCGGCTGGCCGGTACAGCTGCTTGCCGCCTCAATGGCCTATGAAGATGCCGCGCATCTGCTGTGGCAGGGCTTCTTTGATGACCTGCCGGATGCGCAGGCGCTGGGCGCCCGCCTCGGCGCGGCGCGGGCGGAGGCGTTCGATCTGGTTGCAAAGATCCCGGACGGGCTCGATATCATCCGTTTCCTGCGCACCGGCTGGTCGCTGCTCGAAGACGATGAAGGCCTGGACTCCGCGATCCGTCTGGCGGCTGCCGGGCCGGTCTTCACTGCGGCGGCGGTGCGCCGGGAACGCGGACAGGCCCCGATTGCACCGGATGCGGATCTGTCCCAGTCGGCAGACTTTCTGAAAATGATCACTGGCAAAGTGCCGGGGGAGGCGGAGGCCCGGGCGCTGGATGCCTATCTCGTCACCGTCTGCGATCATGGCCTCAACGCGTCGACCTTTGCCGCGCGCGTTGTCGCGTCTACACGGGCGGGGCTCGTCTCGGCGGCGATGGGCGGCATTTCAGCCCTGAAAGGCCCGCTGCATGGCGGGGCGCCGGGCCCCGTGCTCGACATGCTGGACGAGATCGGCGTGCCGGAAAATGCAGAAGCCTGGATCGATGCGGCACTCTCACGCGGCGAACGCCTGATGGGTTTCGGCCACCGGGTCTACCGCGTGCGCGATCCCCGCGCCGATGCGCTGAAGGCCGCTGTGGCGCGTCTGCCGGGCACGTCGGGCCGCATCGCCTTTGCCGACCATATCGAAAAGACCGTTCTCGGACGGCTGGCAAAGAAATATCCGAACCGGACACTGGAGACGAATGTGGAATTTTCCACCGCGCTCCTGCTGGAAGCATTGGCTATCCCACGCGAAGCCTTCACTGCCACCTTCGCCTGTGGCCGCATCCTCGGCTGGACGGCGCATGCCCGGGAACAGATCGCCGAAGGCCGTCTCGTCCGCCCCCGCTCGGTCTATACCGGCCCTGTGCCTGAAATGGCCTGA
- a CDS encoding twin transmembrane helix small protein, producing MQLLITILFYGALAALLVVLGLGIANLARTDENQPSRSNKLMRMRIFIQAIAIALLVGIGFMAGAIHF from the coding sequence ATGCAATTGCTGATTACCATTCTGTTTTACGGCGCCCTGGCGGCCCTGCTGGTCGTGCTGGGCCTCGGCATCGCCAATCTGGCCCGCACCGACGAGAACCAGCCCAGCCGCTCCAACAAGCTGATGCGGATGCGTATTTTCATCCAGGCCATCGCGATCGCCCTTCTGGTGGGGATCGGCTTCATGGCCGGCGCCATTCATTTCTGA
- the mprF gene encoding bifunctional lysylphosphatidylglycerol flippase/synthetase MprF — MSATRDTPQDDPPRSNPVPLLLALLAFAAAIYAIHGRLDHMSMHQVYGRFAALSWPAVLIAFAGMLASYAMAVLRDGLTLRHLGLARPWRDLAFISFTAQAVGNSLGEAELTGGNVRTRIYGGLGLSEDESAAVSRLVRISLTVGALALSGLGLVFESAAFPVHFGLPDQAAIGIGCVLLALVLWHVGNASLLGPAGWQGVMTRVAVSFADWTAAGLVLFALLPEETAIGFAAFVPIFALACLAGGLSGLPGGIGVFEAVILLLVPASPVEGLVASLIAFRVIYYLVPLALAAAGMSRRLLTRHGSALQGLGRGAGDIATLFAPVVFGLLAFASGTYILVAAMTPALIAPLKAAARYLPVPVIELSHFLASIIGLFLLIVANGLSRRLSHAWMVAMGLLVAGGVLTLTKGATLGEALPLLVVLALLGLARPAFYRATPLAETRLTPVMALAVIATLGAVIWLGFFSYQHVEYRDDLWWQVALEGGASRFLRAAGGVSVLAVLYFAWNWLRPVHAPPEEALPMEDVGQIIAGADLARPDAALALSGDMRFHLSPSRRSFIMFGVRGGHWVAMGEPVGLAEEIPSLVWSFREAADAAGAGIVFYAIGRNFLPLAVDLGLAVQKIGETAIVPLTDFTLEGSDRARLRQVYNRAGRDGVSFEVLAPEDVPAHMDRLHEISEEWLDTHGGAEKGFSLGRFDPDYIANFPIAIARLEGEIVAFANLWPGAGKHEIAIDLMRFSAAAPRAVMDYLFISAMLWAKEAGYQRFDLGMAPLSGLEAHRLAPAMTRVGAFLFEHANAVYGFEGLRSYKGKFHPEWEPLYLAAPNARELPGALADVAILTSGGLARIFHK, encoded by the coding sequence ATGAGTGCGACCAGAGACACGCCGCAGGATGATCCGCCCCGGAGCAATCCGGTGCCGCTCTTGCTCGCCTTGCTTGCCTTTGCAGCTGCCATCTATGCCATCCATGGCAGGCTGGATCACATGTCGATGCACCAGGTGTATGGCCGGTTTGCCGCGCTGAGCTGGCCAGCTGTCCTGATTGCCTTCGCCGGCATGCTGGCGAGCTATGCGATGGCTGTGCTGCGGGATGGGCTGACGCTGCGCCATCTGGGGCTCGCGCGGCCATGGCGGGATCTTGCCTTCATCTCTTTCACGGCGCAGGCCGTTGGCAACTCTCTCGGCGAGGCGGAACTGACCGGCGGTAATGTCCGAACGCGGATTTATGGCGGGTTAGGCCTGTCGGAAGACGAGAGCGCGGCGGTTTCCCGCCTTGTGCGGATCAGCCTGACGGTCGGGGCGCTGGCGCTCAGCGGGCTCGGCCTTGTGTTCGAATCCGCGGCGTTCCCGGTGCATTTCGGCCTTCCGGACCAGGCGGCCATCGGCATTGGTTGCGTCCTGCTGGCGCTTGTCCTCTGGCATGTCGGAAATGCCAGCCTGCTCGGCCCCGCTGGATGGCAGGGCGTGATGACGCGGGTCGCGGTCAGTTTCGCAGACTGGACGGCGGCGGGGCTGGTGCTGTTCGCCCTGCTGCCGGAAGAGACCGCGATCGGCTTTGCGGCATTTGTCCCGATCTTTGCACTGGCGTGCCTTGCAGGTGGGCTCAGCGGTCTGCCGGGCGGCATCGGGGTGTTTGAGGCGGTCATTCTGCTGCTCGTGCCTGCCAGTCCGGTGGAGGGGCTGGTGGCCAGCCTGATCGCTTTCCGTGTGATCTATTATCTCGTGCCGCTGGCGCTGGCCGCAGCAGGGATGAGCCGGCGTCTCCTTACCCGGCATGGATCCGCCCTTCAGGGACTGGGACGCGGGGCAGGGGATATCGCCACCTTGTTCGCGCCGGTCGTGTTTGGCCTGCTCGCTTTCGCAAGCGGCACCTATATTCTTGTGGCTGCGATGACGCCCGCCCTGATTGCACCCCTGAAGGCGGCCGCCCGGTATCTGCCTGTACCGGTGATCGAGCTGTCGCACTTCCTGGCCTCGATCATCGGCCTGTTCCTGCTGATCGTGGCGAACGGCCTTTCGCGGCGGCTCAGCCATGCCTGGATGGTGGCCATGGGTCTGCTGGTCGCGGGCGGCGTGCTGACGCTCACCAAAGGCGCCACGCTGGGCGAGGCCTTGCCGCTTCTGGTCGTGCTGGCGCTTCTGGGTCTGGCGCGCCCGGCCTTCTACCGCGCAACGCCGCTGGCAGAGACCCGCCTGACCCCGGTCATGGCGCTGGCCGTCATCGCGACGCTCGGCGCGGTGATCTGGCTGGGATTCTTCTCCTACCAGCATGTCGAATACCGGGATGATCTCTGGTGGCAGGTGGCGCTGGAGGGCGGCGCCTCGCGCTTTCTGAGAGCGGCAGGTGGGGTGAGCGTTCTGGCGGTCCTCTACTTTGCCTGGAACTGGCTGCGCCCGGTGCACGCCCCGCCGGAAGAGGCCCTGCCGATGGAAGACGTCGGGCAGATCATTGCAGGCGCGGACCTCGCCCGGCCGGATGCGGCGCTGGCGCTCAGCGGGGACATGCGGTTCCACCTCAGCCCGTCGCGGCGCTCTTTCATCATGTTCGGTGTACGGGGCGGCCACTGGGTCGCCATGGGAGAGCCCGTCGGGCTTGCCGAAGAAATCCCGTCGCTGGTCTGGTCTTTCCGGGAGGCCGCCGACGCGGCCGGTGCAGGCATCGTGTTCTACGCGATCGGCCGGAATTTCCTTCCTCTGGCGGTCGATCTCGGCCTGGCGGTCCAGAAGATCGGCGAGACGGCGATTGTGCCGCTGACGGATTTCACCCTGGAAGGCTCGGACAGGGCGCGCCTGCGGCAGGTCTATAACCGGGCGGGCCGCGACGGGGTGAGCTTTGAGGTGTTGGCGCCGGAGGATGTGCCGGCACATATGGACCGGCTGCATGAGATTTCCGAGGAATGGCTGGACACCCATGGCGGGGCGGAGAAGGGGTTTTCCCTCGGCCGGTTCGATCCGGACTATATCGCGAATTTCCCCATCGCCATCGCCCGTCTGGAAGGGGAGATTGTGGCCTTCGCCAATCTCTGGCCGGGCGCGGGCAAACACGAGATCGCCATCGACCTGATGCGCTTTTCCGCGGCGGCCCCGCGCGCGGTGATGGATTACCTCTTCATCTCGGCGATGCTGTGGGCCAAAGAGGCAGGCTATCAGCGCTTCGATCTTGGCATGGCGCCGCTGTCCGGGCTGGAGGCGCACCGTCTTGCCCCGGCGATGACCCGTGTCGGCGCCTTCCTGTTCGAACATGCCAATGCTGTGTACGGATTTGAGGGCCTCAGATCCTACAAGGGCAAGTTCCATCCTGAATGGGAGCCGCTCTACCTCGCTGCCCCGAATGCGAGGGAGCTCCCGGGGGCGCTCGCGGATGTCGCCATCCTGACGAGCGGCGGCCTCGCCCGGATATTCCACAAGTAG
- the tkt gene encoding transketolase translates to MREISRMAVTNRDMANAVRALSMDAVEAAKSGHVGLPLGMADAATVLFRKFLKFDPADPNWADRDRFVLSAGHGSMLIYSLLHLTGYKSVSRDDIRNFRQLGAKTPGHPENFVTPGVETTTGPLGQGIATAVGMAMAERHLNARFGDDLVDHHTYVIAGDGCLMEGISQEAITLAGHLKLNKLIVLFDDNSVTIDGGTDMSDNTDQCARFEASGWITKKVDGHDEKSVEAALTWAKKQKKPVMLAVKTIIGYGAPKIAGTGKAHGGPYGAEEIAGIRENIGWKYPPFEVPAAIEKAWAKAGERSKKAHEAWNKRLAGSEHKGEFNAAMAGRLPKNIAKAIIKHKKAVVAGGVKKATRQWSGAALEVLTHLVPEMIGGSADLTGSNNTKTSHTEPMTPKNWGGRYVHYGVREHGMAAAMNGMALHGGILPYSGTFLVFADYSRGAIRLGALMGTRVVHVMTHDSIGLGEDGPTHQPVEHVASLRAMPNMLVFRPADGVETAECWELAIANETGPSTMALTRQGVAPARTTHTDDNLSAKGAYVLSDCKGKAQATILATGSEVEIALAAQEMLAEDGIAARVVSCPCLELFEQQHGNYRKSVLGSAPRVAVEAGVRFGWDRWIGEDGGFVGMNSFGASAPYTDLYKKFGITAQAVVAEVKKRL, encoded by the coding sequence CTGAGGGAGATCAGCAGAATGGCTGTAACCAACCGGGACATGGCAAATGCCGTTCGTGCCCTATCCATGGATGCGGTGGAAGCCGCAAAATCGGGCCATGTCGGCCTGCCGCTGGGCATGGCGGATGCAGCCACTGTGCTGTTCCGCAAATTCCTGAAATTTGACCCGGCTGATCCCAATTGGGCAGACCGCGACCGGTTCGTCCTGTCGGCGGGCCACGGCTCGATGCTGATCTATTCGTTGCTGCACCTGACGGGCTACAAGTCTGTCTCGCGCGACGATATCCGCAATTTCCGCCAGCTGGGCGCGAAGACGCCGGGCCACCCGGAAAACTTCGTCACGCCGGGCGTGGAGACGACCACCGGCCCGCTGGGGCAGGGCATCGCCACGGCGGTCGGCATGGCCATGGCAGAGCGTCACCTGAACGCGCGCTTCGGTGATGACCTCGTCGATCACCATACTTATGTCATCGCGGGCGACGGGTGCCTGATGGAAGGCATCAGCCAGGAAGCGATCACGCTGGCCGGGCATCTGAAGCTGAACAAGCTGATTGTCCTGTTCGACGACAACTCCGTCACCATCGATGGCGGCACGGACATGTCCGACAACACAGACCAGTGCGCCCGTTTCGAAGCCTCCGGCTGGATCACGAAGAAAGTGGACGGCCATGACGAGAAATCCGTCGAGGCCGCGCTGACCTGGGCGAAGAAGCAGAAGAAACCGGTCATGCTCGCCGTGAAGACGATCATCGGCTATGGCGCCCCGAAAATTGCCGGCACCGGCAAGGCGCATGGCGGCCCGTATGGCGCCGAAGAGATCGCCGGTATCCGCGAAAACATCGGCTGGAAATACCCGCCCTTCGAAGTGCCAGCCGCCATCGAGAAAGCCTGGGCGAAAGCCGGGGAGCGCTCGAAGAAGGCGCACGAGGCCTGGAACAAGCGCCTCGCCGGGTCTGAGCATAAAGGCGAATTCAACGCCGCCATGGCCGGGCGCCTGCCGAAGAACATCGCCAAGGCGATCATCAAGCACAAGAAGGCTGTCGTCGCGGGCGGTGTGAAGAAAGCCACCCGCCAGTGGAGCGGTGCAGCCCTGGAAGTGCTGACGCATCTGGTGCCGGAGATGATCGGCGGGTCGGCTGACCTGACGGGCTCCAACAACACCAAGACCAGCCACACAGAGCCGATGACGCCGAAGAACTGGGGCGGGCGTTATGTCCACTATGGCGTGCGCGAGCATGGCATGGCCGCCGCGATGAACGGCATGGCGCTGCATGGCGGCATCCTGCCTTATTCCGGCACGTTCCTCGTCTTTGCAGACTATTCGCGCGGCGCGATCCGCCTCGGCGCCCTGATGGGCACGCGCGTTGTGCATGTCATGACGCACGATTCCATCGGCCTTGGCGAAGACGGCCCGACCCACCAGCCGGTGGAACATGTCGCCAGCCTGCGCGCCATGCCAAACATGCTGGTCTTCCGCCCGGCAGATGGCGTGGAAACCGCCGAGTGCTGGGAACTCGCCATCGCGAACGAGACCGGCCCCTCGACCATGGCGCTGACCCGTCAGGGCGTCGCCCCTGCGCGGACGACGCATACGGACGACAACCTCTCCGCCAAGGGCGCCTATGTGCTGTCCGACTGCAAGGGCAAGGCGCAGGCCACCATTCTGGCCACCGGCTCTGAAGTCGAGATCGCGCTGGCCGCGCAGGAGATGCTGGCCGAAGACGGCATCGCCGCGCGCGTCGTGTCGTGCCCATGCCTGGAGCTGTTCGAACAGCAGCACGGCAATTACCGCAAATCTGTCCTCGGCAGCGCGCCGCGTGTGGCCGTCGAGGCGGGCGTCCGTTTCGGCTGGGACCGCTGGATCGGTGAAGATGGCGGCTTTGTCGGCATGAACAGCTTCGGCGCCTCGGCCCCGTACACCGATCTCTACAAGAAGTTCGGCATCACCGCTCAGGCGGTTGTGGCCGAAGTGAAGAAGCGTCTCTAG
- a CDS encoding cell division protein ZapA, producing MAKADITLRGRNYSIACAPGQEARIVALSQQLDARVKHIASAVGDIGEDRLLLITALALLDELDSARRGGGSSPAAEQKAAEAMASVSERIEALAARLESGG from the coding sequence ATGGCCAAGGCCGACATCACGCTGCGCGGCCGGAATTATTCCATCGCTTGCGCGCCCGGACAGGAGGCGCGGATTGTCGCGCTGTCCCAGCAGCTGGACGCGCGGGTCAAACATATCGCCAGCGCCGTCGGTGATATCGGGGAAGACCGGTTGCTGCTGATCACTGCGCTTGCCCTGCTGGATGAGCTGGACTCGGCGCGGCGCGGCGGCGGGTCCTCCCCTGCCGCAGAACAAAAAGCAGCAGAAGCCATGGCGTCAGTGTCCGAGCGGATCGAAGCCCTCGCGGCCCGGCTGGAATCCGGCGGCTGA
- a CDS encoding MBL fold metallo-hydrolase — MPRWEYTKGLKDIGNGLYAWLQPDGGWGWSNAGLIVDGDQSLLVDTLFDMHLTRDMLGAMADASGVHAEAIGTIVNTHANGDHCHGNGCCPHAEIIASDASAKEMAEVPPAMLAQFKKMGGQLGPAGTYFADIFGPFDFDAVEERLPTQTFTGRMDLTIGDKTVELIEVGPAHTGGDVIVHVPQDRTVFTGDILFIDGTPLMWAGPVKNWINACEKIIGMDADVIVPGHGPITDKTGVQRVADYLAYIDAEARKRYDAGLGVREAALDIALGDYANWGDAERIAVNVDSLYREYRGDGQVTPVMELFGLMAEMRDA, encoded by the coding sequence ATGCCACGCTGGGAATACACCAAAGGGCTGAAGGACATTGGCAACGGGCTTTATGCCTGGCTGCAGCCGGATGGCGGCTGGGGCTGGTCGAATGCCGGCCTGATTGTGGACGGCGACCAGTCGCTGCTGGTCGACACGTTGTTCGACATGCACCTGACGCGCGATATGCTGGGCGCGATGGCGGATGCCTCCGGCGTCCACGCTGAAGCGATCGGCACAATCGTCAACACCCATGCCAATGGCGATCATTGTCACGGTAATGGGTGCTGTCCGCATGCGGAGATCATCGCTTCGGATGCGAGCGCGAAGGAAATGGCCGAAGTGCCGCCCGCCATGCTGGCCCAGTTCAAGAAGATGGGGGGACAACTCGGCCCGGCCGGCACCTATTTCGCAGACATTTTCGGCCCGTTCGATTTCGATGCGGTCGAAGAACGCCTGCCAACCCAGACATTCACCGGCCGGATGGATCTGACCATCGGTGACAAGACGGTGGAGCTGATCGAGGTTGGCCCCGCGCATACGGGCGGCGATGTCATCGTCCACGTACCGCAGGACCGCACCGTCTTCACTGGCGACATTCTTTTCATCGACGGTACGCCCCTGATGTGGGCAGGGCCTGTGAAGAACTGGATCAATGCGTGTGAGAAGATCATTGGCATGGACGCCGATGTGATTGTGCCAGGGCATGGTCCGATTACGGATAAGACCGGGGTTCAGCGCGTCGCCGACTATCTCGCCTATATCGATGCCGAAGCGCGCAAGCGTTATGACGCCGGTCTCGGCGTGCGTGAGGCCGCGCTCGATATTGCGCTCGGCGATTATGCCAATTGGGGCGATGCCGAGCGGATCGCGGTCAATGTCGACAGCCTCTACCGCGAATATCGCGGCGACGGGCAGGTGACACCGGTGATGGAATTGTTCGGCCTGATGGCAGAAATGCGTGACGCGTAG
- a CDS encoding citrate synthase, which yields MSWIGRDDALEALGVKPQTLYAYVSRGMIASRPDEHDPRASVYSAADIAGLVKRRRSGRGRQAIASAAISWGDPVMETAITTVRDGKLIYRGKDAVRLAADATLEEAAAFLWQADTPPPSRTATGKTASGDTGKARLLAYLADRAAHDPPSFGRGSSALSEDGAQLLAGVCMAVTGTGGRGFYHQRLGRHWGLSPGGTDLLRRALVLVADHELNPSTFAARVAASTGAPLAACALAGCATLTGPLHGEASARALAYLKRAMEDGPKAALSGLAARGEHIPAVGHALYPAGDPRAAALIRWMKPAPPLKRAIKAAEAASGEAANVDMALAALSVHLSLPEDAPFLIFASGRMAGWIAHAIEQQASGRLIRPRANYTGR from the coding sequence ATGAGCTGGATTGGACGAGACGACGCACTCGAAGCGCTGGGCGTGAAGCCGCAGACGCTCTACGCCTATGTCAGCCGGGGGATGATCGCCTCCCGGCCGGACGAACATGACCCGCGCGCGAGCGTCTATTCCGCTGCAGATATTGCAGGTCTGGTCAAACGCCGCCGTAGCGGACGCGGCCGGCAGGCCATCGCCAGTGCCGCCATTTCCTGGGGCGACCCGGTGATGGAAACCGCGATCACCACGGTGCGCGACGGCAAGCTGATCTATCGCGGCAAGGATGCCGTGCGCCTCGCGGCAGACGCCACGCTGGAAGAAGCCGCTGCATTTTTATGGCAGGCCGATACCCCTCCCCCCAGCCGGACCGCCACCGGAAAGACGGCATCTGGAGATACCGGGAAGGCAAGATTGCTGGCTTATCTGGCGGACAGGGCTGCCCATGATCCGCCCAGCTTCGGACGCGGCAGTTCGGCGCTTTCGGAGGACGGCGCGCAATTGCTGGCAGGCGTCTGCATGGCCGTGACAGGCACCGGCGGACGCGGCTTCTATCACCAGCGGCTGGGCCGGCACTGGGGCCTCTCGCCCGGCGGGACGGATCTGCTGCGCCGTGCGCTGGTTCTTGTCGCAGACCATGAGCTAAACCCGTCGACCTTTGCCGCGCGGGTGGCCGCCTCCACCGGGGCGCCGCTGGCCGCGTGTGCGCTGGCGGGCTGTGCCACGCTGACCGGCCCGCTGCACGGCGAGGCCTCGGCCCGGGCGCTCGCCTATCTCAAACGGGCGATGGAGGATGGGCCGAAGGCGGCGCTGTCAGGCCTGGCCGCAAGGGGCGAACATATTCCGGCGGTCGGCCACGCGCTCTATCCGGCGGGGGATCCGCGAGCCGCGGCGCTGATCCGGTGGATGAAACCTGCCCCGCCCCTGAAGCGCGCCATCAAGGCCGCGGAAGCTGCGAGCGGCGAAGCGGCAAATGTGGATATGGCGCTCGCGGCGCTGTCGGTGCATCTCTCCCTGCCGGAGGATGCGCCCTTCCTGATCTTTGCCAGCGGGCGCATGGCCGGCTGGATCGCGCATGCGATCGAGCAGCAGGCAAGCGGCCGGCTCATTCGTCCGAGGGCGAATTATACCGGCCGTTGA
- a CDS encoding TetR/AcrR family transcriptional regulator, with amino-acid sequence MPYSPEHKQRTREKVVECARRLFNRHGYDGVTIDMVMKEAKLTRGGFYNHFQSKEDLFLAAVSSFLMGRGAEWRADAGIDPSVHAPAMATRMVESYLSEEHLNDVEGQCPMIALSGDVSRSSPDVREAYEALLRAMVGLFEDNLRPAHGDAGRQARVLAALCVGGMVLARTLPDSDIAADVRKTALEEATRRIAAADAPQRPV; translated from the coding sequence ATGCCCTACAGCCCCGAACACAAGCAAAGAACGCGGGAGAAAGTCGTCGAGTGCGCCCGCCGTCTGTTCAACCGTCATGGCTATGACGGGGTCACGATCGACATGGTGATGAAAGAGGCGAAGCTAACGCGCGGCGGCTTCTACAATCACTTCCAGAGCAAGGAAGACCTGTTTCTGGCGGCCGTGTCCAGCTTCCTGATGGGGCGGGGGGCTGAATGGCGCGCCGATGCGGGGATCGACCCGTCTGTGCACGCCCCCGCCATGGCCACGCGGATGGTGGAGAGTTATCTGTCTGAAGAACATCTGAACGATGTGGAAGGCCAGTGCCCGATGATCGCACTGTCCGGCGATGTTTCCCGCAGCAGCCCCGATGTCCGGGAGGCGTATGAGGCCCTGTTGCGTGCCATGGTCGGCCTGTTCGAGGACAATCTCCGCCCGGCGCATGGCGATGCAGGGCGCCAGGCCCGCGTGTTGGCCGCGCTCTGTGTCGGCGGCATGGTGCTGGCGCGAACTCTTCCGGACTCCGACATCGCTGCCGATGTGCGCAAAACGGCCCTTGAGGAAGCAACGCGCCGCATTGCAGCGGCGGACGCGCCTCAACGGCCGGTATAA
- a CDS encoding cob(I)yrinic acid a,c-diamide adenosyltransferase has product MVKLDKIYTRTGDKGQTRLSTGEQVDKWHPRVASYGCVDEVNAALGVAALHAEDEMLTAIRRIQNDLFDLGADLATPDRGRVLEWTPLRIVESQVTRLEEEIDAMNARIPPLDSFILPGGSPLAAQLHVARTLCRTAERKIAELSGMEDEPVRPEALAFINRLSDWLFVAGRAANGNGADDIKWVPGANR; this is encoded by the coding sequence ATGGTCAAACTCGACAAGATCTACACCCGCACCGGCGATAAGGGGCAAACCCGCCTGTCGACTGGCGAACAGGTGGACAAGTGGCACCCGCGCGTCGCTTCCTATGGCTGCGTGGATGAAGTGAATGCCGCGCTCGGGGTCGCCGCGCTGCATGCCGAAGACGAAATGCTGACGGCCATCCGCCGTATACAGAACGACCTGTTCGACCTCGGCGCAGACCTTGCCACACCTGACCGTGGCCGTGTGCTGGAATGGACGCCGCTGCGCATCGTGGAATCGCAGGTGACCCGGCTGGAGGAAGAAATCGACGCGATGAATGCGCGCATTCCCCCGCTGGACAGTTTCATCCTGCCGGGCGGATCACCGCTGGCCGCGCAACTGCACGTCGCGCGCACCCTCTGCCGCACGGCGGAGCGGAAAATCGCGGAACTCTCCGGAATGGAAGACGAGCCCGTGCGCCCCGAAGCGCTTGCCTTCATCAACCGCCTGTCAGACTGGCTGTTCGTCGCGGGCCGAGCTGCGAACGGCAATGGCGCGGATGATATTAAGTGGGTGCCGGGGGCGAACCGGTAG
- a CDS encoding ABA4-like family protein, whose amino-acid sequence MSYETVYTIINLSVMPAWLLLALAPGAAVTRLVVHSGVYPLALGVFYIVTLSMTLFFGMGADGGGFGSAAGVSQLFSHPLGILVGWSHYLVFDLFVGAWEARDARRRGVAHWMLLPCLFFTLMFGPVGLLLYLVLRQLTGKGNMSLVEA is encoded by the coding sequence ATGAGTTACGAAACGGTCTATACGATCATCAATCTGAGCGTGATGCCGGCCTGGCTGCTGCTGGCGCTAGCGCCGGGGGCCGCGGTGACGCGCCTTGTCGTGCATTCGGGCGTCTATCCGCTGGCGCTTGGCGTGTTCTATATCGTGACCCTGTCGATGACCCTGTTCTTCGGCATGGGCGCCGACGGCGGCGGTTTCGGCTCAGCGGCGGGCGTGTCGCAGCTCTTCTCCCATCCGCTCGGTATTCTTGTTGGCTGGTCGCATTATCTCGTCTTCGACCTGTTTGTCGGGGCGTGGGAAGCGCGGGATGCCCGGCGCCGGGGCGTGGCGCACTGGATGCTGCTGCCCTGCCTGTTCTTCACGCTGATGTTCGGACCGGTCGGCCTGTTGCTCTACCTCGTCCTGCGCCAGCTCACCGGCAAGGGCAATATGAGCCTGGTCGAGGCCTAG